A window from Cryptomeria japonica chromosome 1, Sugi_1.0, whole genome shotgun sequence encodes these proteins:
- the LOC131065205 gene encoding uncharacterized protein LOC131065205: MESNKDDARRAKEVAEKKFEDSDLAGAKKFALKAQQMYPSLEGLTHLIAVIDVHIAAADVNLSSIPNWYAILQVSSAADETAIKKQYRRLALLLHPDKNKSVGAEAAFKLIGEASRLLSNPTNRAAYDRNQNRDPPSAFWTLCPSCNIRLQFHTAYINCYLICPQCAIPFVAVPTAAPAPHPARHKGKRNKKENQMPAGNKDQAPSKPRPFKDKGTEDDMPTYSNGQEATKRQPFQEKEKESNIPAQKKDRAATKPQPSQDKKGKTPAHKKDRAATKSQSPKDKDKETQMPACNTDQAATNPQPPKAMESQMPACNKDQAATKPQPPKAKENQMPACNKDQAATEFQPARDNCRPTQKNDQAAEKPQPTKEKESNRPAHNKDRASRRSQPSKDNHMPTHNKDQAATKPQPPKEKGNAKKREGKKDVKFDKTAFDRLFAGVGRRTPLDEQSNKRAKIQVN, encoded by the coding sequence ATGGAATCGAACAAGGATGATGCGCGCAGAGCCAAAGAAGTTGCAGAGAAGAAGTTTGAGGACAGTGATCTGGCCGGGGCCAAGAAATTCGCCCTGAAAGCGCAGCAAATGTACCCGTCTCTCGAAGGTCTTACCCACCTCATTGCAGTCATTGATGTCCACATTGCTGCTGCCGATGTGAATCTCTCCAGTATTCCGAACTGGTATGCCATCTTACAGGTGTCTTCTGCTGCAGATGAGACCGCTATTAAGAAGCAGTACCGAAGGTTAGCTCTACTCCTCCATCCTGACAAAAACAAGAGTGTGGGAGCTGAAGCAGCCTTTAAGCTCATTGGAGAGGCCTCCCGGCTCCTCTCGAACCCTACTAACAGGGCTGCTTATGATCGCAATCAGAACAGAGATCCCCCTTCTGCCTTCTGGACCCTCTGTCCTTCCTGTAATATCCGCCTCCAGTTCCATACAGCCTACATTAATTGCTATCTTATTTGCCCCCAGTGCGCCATACCCTTCGTGGCTGTTCCTACTGCTGCTCCAGCACCCCATCCTGCACGCCACAAGGGTAAGAGAAACAAGAAGGAGAATCAAATGCCCGCTGGAAACAAAGATCAAGCACCTTCAAAACCTCGGCCTTTCAAGGACAAGGGCACGGAGGATGACATGCCCACTTACAGCAATGGTCAAGAGGCTACAAAACGCCAGCCTTTccaggagaaggagaaggagagtaATATCCCTGCTCAGAAGAAAGATCGGGCAGCTACAAAACCCCAGCCTTCCCAGGACAAGAAGGGCAAGACCCCTGCTCACAAGAAAGATCGAGCAGCTACAAAATCCCAGTCTCCCAAGGACAAGGATAAGGAGACTCAGATGCCTGCTTGCAACACAGATCAAGCGGCTACAAACCCCCAGCCTCCCAAGGCCATGGAGAGTCAGATGCCTGCTTGCAACAAAGATCAAGCAGCTACAAAGCCCCAGCCTCCCAAGGCCAAGGAGAATCAGATGCCTGCTTGCAACAAAGATCAAGCTGCTACAGAATTTCAGCCAGCCAGGGACAATTGCAGGCCAACTCAGAAGAATGATCAAGCAGCTGAAAAACCCCAGCCAACCAAGGAGAAGGAGAGTAACAGGCCTGCTCACAACAAAGATCGAGCATCTAGAAGGTCCCAGCCTTCTAAGGACAATCACATGCCAACTCACAACAAAGATCAAGCTGCTACAAAACCCCAGCCTCCCAAGGAGAAGGGGAATGCCAAGAAGAGGGAGGGGAAGAAGGATGTCAAGTTTGACAAAACTGCATTTGATAGGCTATTTGCAGGAGTAGGGAGAAGGACTCCATTGGACGAGCAGAGCAATAAGAGGGCAAAGATACAGGTTAATTGA